The following are from one region of the Rhodopirellula sp. P2 genome:
- a CDS encoding FG-GAP repeat domain-containing protein, whose translation MMRPTVLCVLCVAVAGCHRGETESSPSANAAPTSVNAITAFCADCHSLPNPASFEKARWQEEVEQGIRIYRQSGRRDLIIPDLDATVAFFRVDAPDQIVIPQPVRVPNDRFVEQQIPWPSENKPASISSIRVLSGEDERPRFLLSDMWTGALTLAEVTEQGFQVTELGSVSHPAHIEPVDWDQDDFPDYLVADLGTLNPQSEHQGSVWLLRGQPNGPPQRQALKLGLSRVADARTIDSNHDGKLDLLVADFGLHFVGSIHLATNQGLREGTPELDWKVVDPRPGTISLPTIDFDQDGRTDFFALITQHYETVELHRNRGDGKFEKNVVFHAQDPASGSSSIELIDFDQDGDIDVLYTNGDTFDDGLAKPNHGIKWLENEGSFPFTVHDVAVMPGCYRAVSGDIDGDGDTDIAAVAYLADEEVAKYPADSFDGVAWFEQNDDGTFTRHSLRKNTCEAATCVLIDWDSDGDLDLLVPPSTADHQPQDALRLYVNQE comes from the coding sequence ATGATGCGTCCCACCGTGCTTTGCGTTCTGTGTGTGGCCGTGGCAGGATGTCATCGTGGTGAAACAGAATCCTCACCATCGGCGAACGCCGCCCCGACCAGCGTCAATGCGATCACCGCATTCTGCGCTGACTGCCATTCACTTCCCAATCCAGCCAGCTTCGAAAAAGCACGCTGGCAAGAGGAAGTCGAACAAGGCATCCGCATCTATCGCCAGTCGGGTCGTCGTGACCTGATCATTCCGGACCTGGATGCCACCGTGGCATTTTTTCGGGTCGATGCCCCGGATCAGATTGTCATTCCCCAACCGGTCCGTGTACCGAACGACCGATTTGTCGAACAACAGATTCCCTGGCCCTCTGAAAACAAGCCCGCGTCCATCTCCAGCATTCGCGTGCTCAGCGGTGAGGATGAACGTCCGCGTTTCCTGCTCTCGGACATGTGGACGGGCGCGTTGACTCTGGCCGAGGTCACTGAGCAGGGATTCCAAGTCACTGAACTTGGGAGTGTCTCGCATCCCGCTCACATCGAACCGGTGGACTGGGACCAGGACGACTTCCCCGATTACTTGGTCGCCGACCTGGGCACGCTCAACCCGCAGTCAGAACATCAAGGCAGCGTGTGGTTGTTGCGTGGCCAGCCGAATGGCCCGCCTCAGCGACAGGCATTGAAACTCGGGCTGTCCCGTGTTGCCGACGCACGAACGATCGACAGCAACCATGACGGGAAGCTTGACTTGCTCGTCGCCGACTTTGGGCTGCATTTTGTCGGCTCGATTCACTTGGCGACCAACCAAGGTCTTCGCGAGGGCACCCCCGAATTGGATTGGAAAGTGGTCGACCCCAGGCCGGGCACCATTTCATTGCCAACGATCGACTTTGACCAAGACGGTCGAACCGACTTCTTCGCGCTCATCACCCAACATTACGAGACGGTTGAACTGCACCGAAACCGAGGCGACGGCAAATTCGAAAAGAACGTTGTCTTCCATGCCCAGGACCCCGCTTCAGGATCGAGCAGCATCGAACTGATTGATTTCGACCAAGACGGTGACATCGACGTGCTGTACACCAACGGAGATACATTCGACGATGGTCTGGCGAAGCCCAATCACGGGATCAAGTGGCTGGAAAACGAAGGTTCATTTCCCTTCACGGTTCACGACGTTGCGGTGATGCCGGGCTGCTATCGAGCCGTCAGCGGTGACATCGACGGGGACGGTGACACCGACATCGCAGCGGTCGCCTACTTGGCGGACGAGGAAGTTGCCAAGTATCCGGCGGACTCCTTTGATGGCGTAGCCTGGTTCGAACAAAACGACGACGGAACCTTCACCCGACATTCCCTCCGCAAAAACACCTGCGAGGCCGCAACGTGTGTGCTGATCGACTGGGACAGCGATGGTGACCTCGATCTCCTCGTCCCGCCCAGCACAGCGGATCATCAACCACAGGATGCGTTGCGACTCTACGTGAATCAAGAATGA